The genome window AACCAGCAAAAACAATTGTATTGACAAACTCAGCTCCTCTAATAAACGGCAAGCAACGATATGCTGTCAACAGAGTCTCTTACATCAATGCTGATACCCCTTTAAAACTTGCTGATTACTTCAACATTCCTGGAGTGTTCAGCACAAATTCCATACAAAGTTCCCCTTCTGAAGGTCCTGCATCCGTTGCTACCGCGGTTATGCCTGCCTCCCACCACGACTTTATTGAAGTTGTCTTTCAGAACAATGAGCAAACCATGCAATCTTGGCATCTTGATGGCTATGATTTCTGGGCCATCGGGTAAGTCACCATGCTTATAATCAGTTAAATGGTTTTTCCCCCTTCGAGGGAGGTATCAGCTTCTAACTGTGCACCATTTTAACAAATGCAGTTATGGATCCGGCAAATGGACAGAAGCTAGTAGAAAGAGCTACAATCTAATTGATGCTCTTACCAGACATACCGTTCAAGTAATACATCCTTTAGCCCTTCTTTGCTAAACGTCGCGATTGCAATTTGCAGTAACGAAACTTATGTGAACCATTAAGCAAAATTGTTAACTCACTTTTATTGTTTCCAGGTATATCCCAACTCTTGGAGTGCTATATATGTTTCTTTGGACAACCAAGGCATGTGGAATATGAGGTCTGCTACATGGGAAAGGCAATATCTAGGGCAACAATTTTATCTCAGAGTTTACAACCCAGTTCAAAATCTTGCTAACGAGTATGACATTCCATCAAATGCTATACTTTGTGGAAAAGCTGTTGGCCGTCATATTTAGAATGATATTCATGGAACATTCAGTTTTCTGGTCATGAGGGGATGACTGCAAATGAAGAACAGATGTTTTTAGCTTCttgattgatattatttatgtacttaccaaaatatatttatctattcTGTACGATTACTTGATTAAAATTCTggcttaatttttttcattcgaAGGTTTCAATATCTGTAAAATATGCATTAAAGGTATATAAAAGAACAAACAGAACCTGCACAGGCTGAGTATATGTTGGTAACTAAAGCTTTTGGCCTTTGTCTCCACAACTCAATAGTTTACTCATCATGATTCTCTATTTGTTGAATATTTAAAACAAGATATACTCTGAAAAAACATATGAATTGACACTCtgaaaaaaacaatttattttgGTATTGCATAATGCATTGACAGATGACTGATAACAAAATGTTGGAAACTTGTTTTTTTCTTTGATAAGACAGTAAACCGgtttcctgacaaaaaaaaaagacagtAAACCGGTTTCGTTTTGGTAAAAATGTTGTATGCCAATTTGCTCAGGAGTCAGCAAACTTGTTCACCCCGTAGGCCCATTTAACTCATACCAAGTACTCCTGTCAGCCCATGGATATACAAGCCTTCTCTTTATGGATACATTATTTAACACTGGGCTTATCGTTATGAGTCTTATGACTATTTATTTGCTGTGCAGCATGAAACTTATAGTTTTCTTGAGTCAAGTAATGTTAACCCAGGAAACTTgcctaaaaataaaataaaaccgaTCGTTcggatatactccctccatccagACATTTGTTTATATATGGTCTGAGGGTATAGAAGTTAAGAATATATATCGTGAtggaaatgaaaaagaaaagtggTTGAAGTGTCTGAGATCCattaatttttgataagtttcaaaatataaacaattagaTAGAGACACCTAAAAAAACACTATAGTAAAATGTTTGGGTCAGATaaactaagagcatctctaatgGGCTCTTTAAACAAACTCTTAACTTTGAATCTAAAAAGTAGGGGTGTTCATCAAACCGCCCACACCGTATAAACCGCCCGCAGTGCTCCGCACCGCACCGCAAAATGCGGTTTTtctttttcgtggtgcggttgcgggttGAAATTTTATCAAACCGCACGGTGCGGTGTGGGTTGCGATTTGACATTATACATGCGCAGTTCAAACCGCACCgttattttctaatatataaaatatatcacatataattaccaatatttatattatataagcagattatttattatgatgttatcttctatatgtgtgtatatatgttcaagttactcaacttaattttaataattttacaatacAAATGTTAGTTTTAAGatgacaaattaaatattataattatatatttttttctataaaatgaCTTGTGTTGAAATCTTTTgatcttcatcattatcatactcatattttagtttatatttcttttcatgAGTACCGTAActctatactccctccattccattatATTAGTCGTTTTGTTATTTtgcacacatattaagaagtgAAGCTATGACCTGTTTTTGTAATTAATACAACTTAGGTTTCATGTTACTACTTACGGGAATTGTCAACATTAAATTCTCTCTTTTACTTTTCTTTTACTTTCATCCATTTTCCCCTCTGTAAACTTTCCAACAAAAATTTTTCTTCCCTCCAATAAAATTCTATTCCCTccccaaaattaaaattttggttctatgtgttattttgatattatttccTATTCTATATAGTGAaggataaatatatttatgagttacattattttttttgatgagtaacataaattatacttttgacttaaatatttaatcatgaagAAACTCCtcgttatttttttaaagttaattattattcatatataatcactctaaaataatttagtttaaaattagttataatataacaatgtttttatATCAAgtttttatgtaatttattttatattctcaaaattttgagaaaaggttaaaactatattttctacaATTTCTTGTATTTAAGAAAGTTAATTTTCTTTCATATATAATCACTTTCTTATATTTAAACAAGTTACATTTGAAAGTTGAGTTTCATTCATATATAATGTCACACCCTGGTCCCAAACAAATGCTTATATAATACTTTTGAATGTATTAAAATAGTTTTCGGGATTTtagatttaacaaaaatattttgttttaggaTTTATAAGGAATTTGCGAATAGTAAGGTGACCCTATAAAGGAGAAAGGACATGAAGGGGTAAAAATAAAAGTCTCAgaataatttttagatattttataaattaccaGAGCGGAGAAATAGTGAACAGAAGTACGGTCAGAATTGTATGATTTTGCACCGAACTGTGATTATAAAATCCAGTTATTAGAAAATAGGTGAAAATAGAAAAGACACAAAATGAGCCAAGAATTTTCCTAGAGTATCTAAATAAATTGTGGGACTCATTTATGAATTTTCGGAAATTTTACGAAGCTCAAGGAAGTTAAAATGAAAAGGAATAAAGGAGCCGGATACCCAAGATTTCCGGACTGCAAAATGACCTTTAAACTAAACCAGCGGAATTTCAGAAGGAATACTGAAGAGAAGGTTAGTAAGTTTATGATCTTTGGAGTCTCTAGAACATTCCTATATTGAGTTTGAAGAAAAATCTCGAGATTAAGAGTGGACAGGGATCAGTGGAAAAATATCAGACCGATACATCCCTAAGAAAAAGTGAAATATTTTCGGACTCCAAATGAGCTCATTTTACTGTCAAAAATTCCCAAATAATATATTAGGAATTATTATATCGTCGGAATTCATGAACGAGATCAAGAATAGTGAGATTTAATTTAAGATTTCAAGAATTTAAGGACATGGAATAGATAATTATCCAAAAAGCATATTCAAAAGAATATTCCTGCAGGGTGGCACATTCTGATTGGTTAATCAAGTTAAAAGAAAACCAAAATGGAAACAAAGTATACGACCACATTTCATCTGCTGCCGAagtgaaggaaaaaaaaagaagaaaagaaagaaaataagaaaaaattcaagaaaaattcaTAGGAAAATATTTCTAGCTCGGATTTTCGTGTTCTATAGCTTGTTGGAAAGATCTCTTCAAGACCTTTAATTCAAGAGGTATGTTTCTGAAATTTGTAATCATTAACGTGTTCAAAAAGAGGGTTGATTCTAGCTATGAATAGTGATGTTCTTGGTGGAAGAATTTCAATAAATCTTAAGATAATTACTAGGAGGTTATGGTGTTATAATAAGCATGTTTACATGTTTGGATTATTGTTTAAACTTGTAAAGTTGTTGTTCTTGATTGGGTTTGAAAGGATGATCTGATATGAGTATGATATGATGATTTGAAGGTTATATAATTGTTTGGGTTGATGATTAATATGAGTTTAATCATGGAAATGTTAAGATTATAGCCGTTATCATGCCCGAGTTGAAATAACATCCACTGTTACTGTTCATCTGAACAGTTGTGTTTCGAATTCAAGAGGTTTCTTTATATGGATGGATAGAGTTTGATTAGTAGATCGCGTGAGTGCTTGAATCATGCAAAACGGATTTACAGTTTAGAAGTTATGGCCATTATAGTACAGGACACGCAGAATCCTAGTTCCGGTAAGAAATGAACTTTGAGGTTACAATTCGACGAACTCAAAGATGATATAAATCATGGAATAATTTGAGTAAATACTAGGGGCGAATTGGGAGGTATATGAGTTGGCTTTGTAAGAAAAACTCGAATGGTTTGTAAGTGAAAAATGTCGTAACCCAAAGGTATAAATAGTAACAATACGTGAGACGAGAAACAGTTAGTACCAAATCTCTTTTAAATGAAAGGATTAACAATAAGAGTAATTAGAAGGGACTTTAAGGGTAGGTAACACGTACACACACTATGATATAGAGTTATAAAggattttaatgattaattatgtCCCTTATAGGTGCACAGAAAGGTGCAGAAGAACTTTAAGGACCAGGAAGTTGTAACTGAGTTGCGGAAGTAAGGTGAGTATACATCAACACTACTTATATCTGTGTGATATACGAATTACGTGCTTTTATATGCTggaagtgatatatatatattagaatactGATTTGACTATGGGATTCTATACATGACTAAAGTTCTTTGATGTAAATGTAATGTGATGATATATCAAAGTACATGTATTTATGGAATGTGTATTGACGTGTGATTTCACGAATGATACATTAGCATAAAGTACAAGTGACAGTCACTTGTGTAATGGCCACCTTTATATATGGAACCTACGGGTAATTACGGAGCAGACTATATGTCAGCCATAGACGGGGCCGACTTATGTCGGACATAGACGGAGCCGATTTCCATAGTCGGACATAGACggatgttaggaatcaataatttttgatgataacataaacattttgtaacatgtcttacttagaatctttatcaaatttcagttgtaattgttatgtttcttatctttgggaattatcaacggatgggtagaataggatggctaattgtaaatatccaatgccatgtaattttatctaagtgaaggatattcaactgatgagatgtaactattcaactgatgaagattggatgatgtttcaactgaagacaaagtattcaactgatgaaactggaacagcattcaactgatgaagtttgtaattcattcaactgatgaagtctgtatttctttcaactgatgagcctagcacaacattcaactgatgaagtcaagagcagttgaaagtaaccagaactttcaactgatgaagcaaagagcagttgaaagtgactagagcttaagtctgacaaatcacatggatcgaattacactaaaatagacatggaagcctaattaggaaaataaagaagaagcagaaacatacttatctcatgcagtgcaatctgaatcaaatcaagatgatggtcaaagatgaagacatctcagaaagcatgcataagacaaagttgtgcagcattgttttagattagtgtgcattttgtaatctagctaaatgCTTTGtgaaacttggagtatataaccaagttagtagcatcagttgaacttgttcaaatcacttgagagaaaaatctgagagttagaacttgtttgagtgatgagccagcagctgtgcgaattgtaatcaatccacagattcttctatataaaatctcacgggtggatcattcaatccacccgtatttttaaatacttggtgtttccTGTTTTACTGTGTTTAAGTGTATtgtttcttgaatcttttaatttgtaaaagattgtattcaacccccccccttctacaatctttcttatagttggtgtaaaataacaattggtatcagagccaggttcccaacaaacagggaaaaagatcaacactgctaaagaaagatgggaaagaaggatgctggagtgaagattcctgttcttgacaaagacaactattttcactggaaagtgagaatgcatctgcatttgttgtccattgatgaaagctatgtgaactgcattgaaaaaggacctcatgtcccaatgaaggtctgcaccagtatgggagctgatggtgaagatatggtaggtaagatgattccaaaacctatccatgagtattctcaagaagatattgaagaagtgcacaaggacaagaaaaccatgaatcttctgttcaatggtttggatcaagagatgattgatagtgttatcagctgcacaagtgccaaagaagtttgggacaccatcaggaccatctgtgaagggaatgagcaagtgagagagaacaaaatgcagcttctgattcaacaatatgagtcattccatttcaaggctggtgaaagtttgagtgatacatttaacagatttcaaaagctgttaaatggtctaaaactctttggaagagtatatcaagttaaggattcaaacttgaaattcttaagagctcttcccaaagaatggaaacccatgacagtctctctcagaaatacacaagaatttaaagattatactctagagagactgtatggaaccttaaagacttatgagcttgaaatggagcaagatgaagagattgagaaaagccaaaagaaagggcattcatctgtggctttagttgcatctctagaagatactgtcaaggacaagggaaagtctcaagctGAAGAAACTGataagttggtcaaagaggagagctcagagtcaagcaaaggaaaaagaaaagagaaagatggagctgattctggtgaagaaagtgatggaattgatgaacatctagccttcctatCAAggagattctccaaactgaaattcaaaaagaatttcaattctgcaaaatcattcAAAGGCAATCAAAAATCTGACAGAAGCATggttgacagatcaaaattcaaatgcttcaattgtgggattgcaggtcactttgcaaatgagtgcagaaagcctaaagttgagaagaagtcaagtgaaaacattgactacaaaaagaaatattatgaacttctcaaacaaaaggaaagagcattcatcacaaaggatgattgggcagctggagatgattctgatgaagaggaggagtttgtcaatctagctctaatggccaactccacagatcaagaagaaaacactggaagcagtagtcaggtattcactacaaacctagttgagttaactaaagatgaatgcaatgctaccattaatgaaatgtctactgaattgtatcatttgcatgtttctttaaaatctcttactaaggaaaacagtagaattaaggaagctaacacctttcttagtgatagaaacagtgccttagaagctcaatttattgagtttgagaagctgaaaattgagtgtcagacagccaaggatgatctcttggttgttctgaagagagaagagatcataagaaagcagcttgataaggaacaaaagattattgccaaatggaaatctggtagagatgtttccaccaatatcattaacatgcaaggtagagagacctttgtggagaatgaatggaaaaggaataagaaaattcttgagatatctgagaacagttcaagtgatgagaatactgatgatgatcatcagttgaagagtaaagtctcaactgatgagagtcatcagttgaacaaaaactcaccagttgacaagaaagttctcaagaagctcagcaagaaatatggtcctattaaaaagaattttgttaaaggtgagaatagttcttctgagaccagtgatagtgttaataacactcttaattccagtaacaagaacaagaagaagttggatactagtgagcataaatctgaggagactaaaaagaagaaaggaaatagaaatggcaaaataggagttaacaagcacaccaattacactcccaatgctagtgctcttaggaaaacctgcagtaagtgtggtagtgtaaatcatttatctgctaattgtaaaactgtgattgctcctaatttatctttgcctattcctatgacatctgttcctcacatgaatttatctgctatgaatatgatgcctggtttattgtctcacaatccttattctcagcctaacatgccatatatgttcaatccttactTTAATGCcgttaacatgcctcaatttcattcaaatttgcatggaatgaacaatgtatgcatgcctcaaaggcctgtgtttgaaaacagagttgatattccaatttctcaaccaaaaccaaagattgaaccaattcaatccaagtaaaaagttgagaaagtggaaaaggctgttaagactaacaaatctggacccaaagcaatttgggtaccaaaatcaacttgatctgtttatgtaatgtgtgcagggaaaccacaagaagaatttgtggtacttggatagtggatgctctaGATTCGTCCCTGCTCACAAAATTTgaggagaaagctggccctagcattacctttggagatgacagcaaaggatatactatgggatatggcctgattgcaaaagaaaatgtcatcattgatgaagttgcattggtgtctggtcttaagcacaacttgcttagcatcagtcaactctGTGataaaggttacaaagttaatttcactcctgcagcctgtgttgtcaccaaaggagatgacaacaatgtggttctgattggacaaaggaaaggaaatgtgtatgtagctgactttaattctgtaaagtctgaatctatcacttgtcTTCttagcaaagcaagctcagatgacagttggctatggcataagagattgtctcatctaaatttcaaaaccttgaatgagttagttaagaaggacttggtaagaggcctacctaagctggaattctccaaagatggattatgtggagcttgtcagctaggaaagcaaaagagaagctctttcaaaagcaaaactctttcatcaattgtgaagccccttcagctcttgcatatggatttatttggaccagtcaacataatgtccatttcaaagaagaaatattgcctagtgattgttgatgatttttcaaaatttacttggactttcttcctgcattctaaggatgaagctgggaaaatcatcatcaatcatatcaaggcattaaacaacaatccagatgtcaaagttggaaggataagaagtgacaatggaacagaattcaagaactctgtgatgaaagaattttgtgaagaagagggaattattcatgagttttctgcaccaagaactccacaacaaaatggtgttgttgaaaggaagaatagaactcttattgaggctgcaagaaccatgattaatgaagctcaacttccaacctatttttgggctgaagctgtgaacactgcttgtttcactcaaaacat of Daucus carota subsp. sativus chromosome 3, DH1 v3.0, whole genome shotgun sequence contains these proteins:
- the LOC135151231 gene encoding uncharacterized protein LOC135151231; translated protein: MGKKDAGVKIPVLDKDNYFHWKVRMHLHLLSIDESYVNCIEKGPHVPMKVCTSMGADGEDMVGKMIPKPIHEYSQEDIEEVHKDKKTMNLLFNGLDQEMIDSVISCTSAKEVWDTIRTICEGNEQVRENKMQLLIQQYESFHFKAGESLSDTFNRFQKLLNGLKLFGRVYQVKDSNLKFLRALPKEWKPMTVSLRNTQEFKDYTLERLYGTLKTYELEMEQDEEIEKSQKKGHSSVALVASLEDTVKDKGKSQAEETDKLVKEESSESSKGKRKEKDGADSGEESDGIDEHLAFLSRRFSKLKFKKNFNSAKSFKGNQKSDRSMVDRSKFKCFNCGIAGHFANECRKPKVEKKSSENIDYKKKYYELLKQKERAFITKDDWAAGDDSDEEEEFVNLALMANSTDQEENTGSSSQVFTTNLVELTKDECNATINEMSTELYHLHVSLKSLTKENSRIKEANTFLSDRNSALEAQFIEFEKLKIECQTAKDDLLVVLKREEIIRKQLDKEQKIIAKWKSGRDVSTNIINMQGRETFVENEWKRNKKILEISENSSSDENTDDDHQLKSKVSTDESHQLNKNSPVDKKVLKKLSKKYGPIKKNFVKGENSSSETSDSVNNTLNSSNKNKKKLDTSEHKSEETKKKKGNRNGKIGVNKHTNYTPNASALRKTCSKCGSVNHLSANCKTVIAPNLSLPIPMTSVPHMNLSAMNMMPGLLSHNPYSQPNMPYMFNPYFNAVNMPQFHSNLHGMNNVCMPQRPVFENRVDIPISQPKPKIEPIQSK